Proteins co-encoded in one Cyprinus carpio isolate SPL01 chromosome B5, ASM1834038v1, whole genome shotgun sequence genomic window:
- the LOC109098917 gene encoding LIM domain kinase 2-like translates to MDEREDVTERACTGCGGRIRDAFHVKVLQDAWHNSCFQCSVCFDLLTNWYFEKEGKLYCHKHYCEKFGELCHGCSLLMTGPAMVAGDYKYHPECFVCLCCRVVIEDRDTYALVERTKLYCGKCYKQVVLTPMLEKRGLADSPTDLLPHTVTLVSMPSATNGKRGFSVSVIRDCTSAMASVQVKEVRGMHISPEVRNAIHVGDRILEINGLPVSALMEEEVEDLIHRTSQTLQLLMEYDPVRQRLDRLRLGSSRNQLGVPAASRMRMSSSANAEIERSDSVDNGTLKRRSLRRSNSTCKSPVSPSPKDPPILTRDIGRSESLRSPSSRSHRIFRPCDLIHGEILGKGFFGQAIKVTHKATGEVMVMKELIRCDEETQKTFLKEVKVMRSLDHPHVLKFIGVLYKDKRLNLITEFIEGGTLKDFIRDTDSFPWEQRVSFAKSIASGMAYLHSMSIIHRDLNSHNCLVKLDNTVVVADFGLSRLVMEDKVKQPPPEKPNNKKRLFRQIDRKKRYTVVGNPYWMAPEMLNGKRYDEKVDNFSFGIVLCEIIGQVYADPECLPRTLDFGLNVRKFIEKFLPEHCPPAFFALAVACCDLTPDNRPAFQKLEDCFEALALNQELNIPLPAELDDLQQKFLRTYGPSETASENNID, encoded by the exons ATGGACGAACGAGAAG atgtGACGGAGCGCGCGTGCACGGGCTGTGGCGGGAGGATTCGGGACGCTTTCCATGTGAAGGTTCTTCAAGACGCCTGGCACAACTCTTGCTTTCA GTGTTCCGTGTGCTTTGATCTCCTGACAAACTGGTACTTTGAGAAAGAGGGGAAGCTGTACTGTCACAAACACTACTGCGAGAAGTTTGGGGAGTTGTGCCATGGCTGTTCGCTGCTTATGACTGGACCTGCTATG GTGGCAGGAGACTATAAATATCACCCCGAATGCTTCGTGTGTTTATGCTGCAGAGTGGTGATTGAGGATCGGGATACCTATGCCTTAGTGGAACGAACCAAACTCTACTG TGGTAAATGCTACAAGCAGGTGGTCTTGACGCCGATGTTGGAGAAGCGTGGTTTGGCCGACTCTCCAACGGACCTGCTCCCTCACACAGTGACTCTGGTGTCCATGCCCTCTGCCACCAATGGTAAAAGAGGTTTCTCTGTCAGCGTGATTAGAGACTGCACAAGTGCAATGGCCAGTGTCCAGGTCAAAGA GGTCAGAGGGATGCATATTAGTCCAGAGGTTCGGAACGCCATCCATGTTGGGGACCGAATCCTGGAGATCAATGGACTCCCAGTGTCAGCTCTGATGGAGGAGGAG GTGGAGGACCTGATCCATCGGACCAGTCAGACACTGCAGCTGTTGATGGAATATGATCCAGTCAGACAGCGCCTGGACCGACTCCGTCTGGGCTCTTCCCGCAATCAGCTGGGTGTCCCCGCGGCCTCCCGCATGCGTATGTCCTCCTCAGCAAATGCTGAGATCGAACGAAGTGACTCAGTGGACAATGGAACGTTAAAAAGGAGGTCCCTCAG ACGTAGCAACAGCACTTGCAAGTCTCCAGTTTCTCCATCTCCTAAGGACCCTCCGATTCTAACTCGAGATATCGGGCGCTCTGAATCCCTCCGTTCTCCTTCCAGCCGCTCCCACCGTATTTTCCGTCCCTGTGACCTCATCCATGGAGAAATCCTCGGAAAAGGCTTCTTTGGACAGGCCATCAAG gTGACCCATAAAGCCACAGGTGAGGTGATGGTCATGAAGGAGCTGATTCGCTGTGATGAAGAGACACAGAAAACGTTCCTAAAGGAG gTAAAAGTGATGAGAAGTCTTGATCACCCACACGTTTTAAAGTTCATTGGAGTTTTGTACAAGGACAAGCGGCTTAATCTGATAACAGAGTTCATTGAGGGAGGCACTCTAAAGGATTTTATCCGAGACACG GACTCATTCCCATGGGAACAGAGAGTTAGCTTTGCAAAAAGCATCGCATCTGGAATG GCATATCTGCATTCAATGAGCATCATACATCGAGATCTCAACTCTCACAACTGCCTGGTCAAACTG GACAACACCGTCGTGGTGGCAGATTTCGGTCTATCTCGTCTAGTCATGGAGGATAAGGTCAAGCAGCCACCCCCCGAAAAACCAAACAATAAGAAAAGACTGTTTAGACAGATTGACCGCAAGAAACGCTACACGGTGGTGGGGAACCCATACTGGATGGCCCCCGAAATGCTTAATG GTAAACGCTACGATGAGAAGGTGGATAATTTCTCCTTTGGCATTGTGCTTTGTGAG ATTATCGGTCAGGTTTATGCAGATCCCGAGTGTCTCCCGAGAACGCTGGACTTTGGGCTCAATGTGAGAAAATTCATTGAGAAATTTCTTCCTGAACACTGTCCTCCAGCTTTCTTTGCATTGGCTGTGGCTTGTTGTGATCTCACCCCTGACAACCG GCCTGCTTTTCAGAAGTTGGAGGACTGTTTTGAGGCATTGGCTCTGAATCAGGAGTTGAATATCCCTCTGCCTGCTGAACTGGACGATCTTCAGCAGAAGTTTTTAAGGACTTATGGACCCAGTGAAACTGCCTCTGAAAACAACATAGACTAA